From the genome of Sediminibacter sp. Hel_I_10:
CCACCCGTTTTTTTGGGCAAACATGGACATTTCTTGCTCCGGTTCTTGGGCAACGCCTATGCTTCGTCCGGTAGCTATTTCAACCAAAGCGGCTTTAATTGACGAACTTCCGATGTCTAATCCTAAATAGTACATAGTTTATAATGAATCTCTTAATATTAATATTGTTGGTATATATTCTTGTAATGGTTTGTCATGTTTGATGAATTCCGCAGCGTGGGCTCCCATTTCCTTAAAGTCAGTTGAGATGACTGAAATCCCTTTATAGATGAATTTTTTCATTGGGGTTTCATTGTAAGACAGAAATCCGACATCCGTTCCTGGCTCAAAACCTTGGGCCTTACATTGTTCTAAAAACAGACCTAAAACTCTATCGCTTACGCTTATATAAGCCTCATTTTTTACGACTTTGAATTCTTCCGGATTGGTAATAATCCGATTTTTAAACTGATGTTCTTCGCAGAATTTCTTGAAATAGGCAAGACTTTCTTTGGGGTGGCTCGTAAACGTTGGATATACAAAAACGAGTTTCTTGTATTTTTTGAAAGGAAGAATCGTTTCAACCAAAGCGTCGTAAAACGACTTTCCAAAATCTTGAAACACATAATTATTTGCTTGAGTTGAATGGATATTCCAATCAATCAACAATAGTTTGTCATTATCGAATTCTGAAAAAATGGATGTTACCTCTTTATGATTAAAGGGCATCACGACATATTTATAATACTTGCCTTTGCTGTTATTGAGAATTGTTCTGAAATTATTGATGTTATAGTGATGAAACTGTACATCTACAATTACATTTTTAGGCAGGTTGTTCACAAAAGAATGATACAGAACTTCCTTATAAGCCTTGAACGTATCCAAGACTAAAAGGACTTTTCGAGTGTCGTTTGCGACATAATAGCCTTTATTAGGAACGGATTCTACCACCCCATTTTCCTTTAGAATAGTATAGGCCTTAAAGACCGTATCTCTGGAAAGATTGTAATCTTTACAGATATTATTTACAGATGGTAAGGCATCGCCACTAGAAATCGTACTGCTAGCAAGCGCATCATTTATGGTATTAACCAACTGCTGATACTTTGGAATATCGCTATCAAAATTAATTTCTAAATTCATTAACCGTTCTGTTCTGTTCTGGTATGTAAAAATAAATATTATATTTATATTTACGTAAAAATTTCAAAATATATTTCTGATGTACATAATTTTGAAATGATTGATTCAAAAAATACAACATCCTAATTAATATCTCAATTGCATCTTAAATTACTTAAAAATGAATCGAATCCTACTCAAACTCCTATCCTTTTATTGTGTCTTCCTTATTACTGGCTGTGAAGAACAAAAGAAGGCTTCAAAGTCAAGAAGTGAAACTTCAAACACTACGTTGAAGAATACTTTTAAGGAGGATTTCTTAATCGGAAATGCCTTAAATGAAGATATGGCATCTGGGAAGGATTCAATTTCTAGAACGATTATTTTGGAACAATTCAACGCCATTACCCCAGAAAATGTCATGAAAGCCGAGCGCATCAATCCTGAACCAGGCGTTTATAATTTCAAACCTGCCGATGACTTTGTTGATTTTGGAAAACAAAATAATTTATTCATTGTCGGGCACACTTTAATATGGCATAATCAAACCCCAGCTTGGTTTTTTAAGGATAACGAAGGACAACCAAAAACTAAAGAGGCGCAAATAGAGCAGATGCGCAAACATATTGAAACTATTGCCGGCAGATACGCTGGTAAAGTAGATGCATGGGACGTTGTCAATGAAATCATAGATAATGATGGCTCTTACCGACCAACCACTTGGGTCAATGGCATTGGTAATGGCGATACTTTAGTGAAAAATGCCTTTAAGTTTACAGAAACATATGCTCCAAACACAGAACTATATTACAATGATTTTAATGCTTGGCGACCTACAAAACGAGATGGAATTATGCGAATGATACGAATGCTACAAAAAGAAGGCGTGAGAGTGGATGGTGTAGGTATTCAAGGACATTGGGGACTGAATTACCCAAAACCGAGTATATTGAGGCTGCCATAGATTCCTTCGCTTCATTAGGTGCAAAAGTAATGATTACGGAATTGGATATCGATGTATTGCCACTAACTAAAGAAGGTCAAATCATTGGAACAGGATTATTGCACCCGCAATATGATTTGGAAGAGTTCAAAACATTTTTAGACCCTTATCAAAATGGTTTGCCAGAAGCTATGCAACAGCAATTAGCTAATAGATATGCTGAACTATTTAAAATATTTTATAACAAACGAGACAAGATAAGCCGAATCACATTTTGGGGATTACATGATGGGATGTCATGGAAAAATGACTACCCAATAGCCAATAGAACCAATTACCCATTACTGTACGACCGCAATAAACAACCTAAAAAGGCATTGGAGGCAATACTTTCCACGAAAGAAGATTAATTAGAGCGAAGGTTATATGTATCAATTTTATATATTGAAACCTTCGCTTAAATAAATACCCTCTAAATATCGGCTTAATTGAGTTTGAAAATCGCGAACGGCCTATCGTTATTTGCGATAAATACATATGAATTGTTTTGTATGGTAACCAATTCCATATGCTTCGCATTTAAATCATTGTAAAAACTGATATCCTTGTAAGGAGTCATTCCGCCTTTGGAATCCCCTAATAAGATATAGCCCACATTTGAATCATATCGAACGGTTTCAACCTCGGACTCATGTATGGCTCCAGAACCAATCACATCTAAATGTCCGTCTTTATTTACATCTGCAAACACATAGGACATGGTAGGACCCAATTGAGCGGTGGTTGGCAAATGCTTGATGACAAATTCACCATTTCCCTTGTTTTCTAAATAGACCGATTCAAATTCAGTGACCTTTTTGTGATAGGAATTCGCGATGACGTCCGCTCCATAAATATCTGTCAAGGTTGAATTTGCAAATTCTTTATACGATTTAATTTTTTGGCTAACAAACGGATTTTGACTTGTGGAACATTCTTTGCCTCTTACTGGCACCAAGTTTCCATGATAGAGTTTGCTCATAATCATATCGTAGTTCCCGTCAGCGTCGAAATTGTTTCCGTAAATATGTAGTGGTTTTTCTTTGGAAGGATGAAATTTGTTATTGCCACCAATGTTACCCACAAAATAATCCATATCGCCATCCTTATCAAAATCTATTTCTGAGATGGTGTTCCACCAACCTTCCGTATCGGTTAACGATGGAATCGCTCTTTTTTCGAATTTACCTTTCACGTTATCAAAAATAGTTATGGGCATCCATTTCCCAACAACCATCAAATCGAGGTCATTATCCCCATCATAATCAGACAAAATGATGTCGTTCACCATACCTACTTCCTCAAAATCCGGTGCTATCGTTTTTGTAACATCCGTGAATTTTCCATTTGAATTGTTAAGAATATACGATTTTGGAGATACCGGATATTTCCCTGGAATCACTCTACCCGCCACAATCAAATCTAAATCCCCATCATTATCATAATCAAATGGTACAACCGCTTTTGTACTGGTTAGCATTTTAGGCAAGTTATTGGACTTCGTAAAATTCCCTTTACCATCATTTAAATACAGCCTATCTTGTAATAAAGCGTCATTTTCATTGAGCTCATAACCTCCACTTGCCACAAACAAATCTAAATCACCATCGCCATCCGCATCAAAAAAGTGGGCGCCATTATCTTCATAGCTTTTATCTGTTTCAAAAATAGTCTGTTGGGTTTTATCAAAAGTTCCTTTACTATTTTGAAGATAGATTTCAGCGGGTTGATTTAGTGCACCTCCTACAAAAAAGTCTATCAAGCCATCCTTATTAATATCCGCTTGCGTAAATGCTGGGCCCTGTTGCGATTGTTTTTGAGGTAACAGCACCTGTTTTGAGAAGTCATTAAACGTATTCTCATCATGTTTGAAGGTAATACCCAATGATTCAGGATCCAATCTTGTAAAATTAGTTGGTCGCTCATACATCGTTTCAGCACCTGATTTCGATGTGCCCTTCTCAAATGTTAGTGTTTGATTCACCTTGACATTTTCCATAGTCGAGATCTTACCATCATTCCAAACGACTTCAATTCTATTTATCATTTCTTCATCACCAACTCCAAAATTCAAAATTGGAGATACGGACGATTGATAGCCTCTTGATAGAAATAATTCTTGATATTGTTGCGTGCTATCGGTATACACTTTAATTTTTGAGCCAATCGCATTGCTGTTTTTACTATCACCAACAAGTTTGATATTTACAAAATTATAGGTCGCATTATTTTGATAGATACTGGCTTCATCTTCAAGATTATTAATGACTAAATCCAAATCACCGTCATTATCCAAATCGGCATAAGCGACACCATTAGAATTAACTGCTTGATTTAAACCCCAATCTTCCATTACACGTTTAAAAGTCAAATCTTTATTGTTTTTGAAGGCATAATTCTGAAGTTTTTCGGAAGGCATATTATCCAAGATCTTGTCAATAGGCATGTATTGCAATGAATCTTGTTTTGAGTCCAAATAATTTCCAAAATCCTGATTTGCAATCTCCCTTTTAATGCCGTTGGTAATAAATATATCCTTAAATCCGTCGCCATCAAAATCTGCTATCAATGGTCCCCAACTCCAATCGGTTTTAGAGATACCAGCTACTTGGGCAACATCACTGAAATAACCGTTACCATTATTTAAATTTAAACCATTGGACATGTAAGGGTAATGAAATCCTGCTTCCACAATCCACCAAAAACCTTCTGTATTCATACTGGCCATATTTTGTTTGCCTCGATTATGGTCTTCTGCAGACATATCCAAAACCATCAAATCTGGTAAAAAGTCATTGTTAATATCCGCAAAATCGGACCCCATACTACTGTATGTGATATGCTTCAGGTTTGTATTTATTTGATTGGAAAATGTGCCATTTTTATTATTGATGTACAATTTATCTGGTGTAATAAAATCATTGGCCACAAACACATCCAACCAACCATCATTGTTATAATCGCCAATGGAAGCACTCAAACTAAACTCTTTATTTACAATGCCACTGTTCATTGTGACATCTGTAAATTTAGTGCCATCATTACGGTACAAGTGGTCAGAGGTTTGAGGATAAAACTCTTTGTCTTCTAGGATTGCTTTCAGGTTTACGGAATTAAGGAAATCGCTTCTATGATTGATTAAATACATATCTAAATCGCCATCTTTATCATAATCAAAAAAGTAAGATTGAATCGAAAATCCGTCATCATCAAGACCCCATTCTGCAGCTTGTTCTTTAAAAGTGCCGTTTTTTTGATTTACAAACAGTTTGTTTCTGCGACGTACGTTATCATTTAATGATGCTGATTTACACACATAGATATCCATCCAACCATCATTATTGATGTCTATCATGGTGACACCTGTCGTCCAACCTCCAGCATCAGCAACATTGGCTTTTGTGGTGATATCTTGGAATTTAAAATCACCTTTATTCAAATAGAGCTTATTCGATTCTTGGTTTGCTGTGAAATAGATGTCCTGTAGGCCATCATTGTTGATATCTGCAATAGCAACGCCGCCGCCGTTGTATGCATAATAATATTTTAAAACGTTGAATTCTGACGTTTCCTCAACCGAATTCGCAAAATGCACACTACTATGTTCACTTGAAATTTTAGTGAAAAGAGTTTCTGCCGTTGCTTGCTTTTTAATTATAGCGTCATCCTTACAAGAATAATTAAGGATAAATACAAAAAAAGCAAGCGTCTTAATTCTTGATAAATACATAAAATTAGGATTCGAAAATGAGGATTCACAAAAATCCGCAACCGTTTGTTTCAAAAATAAATAATGAAAGGCTATTTATTCAAAAAATCACTGTATTTTATTTCTTCTGAAAAATTTTCTGTTTTATTTTAAAATAAAGCCTCTGAAACAATAAATTGTATCACAACAAATTAGTTGATAGTTATTTCAAAATATTTTTTTTGTTCAAAATACAAATCAAGGATTCAATCCAAAATAACCCAATTTATTAAATTGTAATAAAACGGTCTCTGTTGTTTTAATTGGCATTTTACAGGTATTATCTTGGCACATGTAGATATAGGTTTCTCCTTCCACATAACGATTTTTAAGCAAGGGCATCTCACTTTCTACAGTAGAGCCAATAAGCAAGGTATTTGGAATATAATAAGTGTTCAATTGAGTAATTAATGCATTTGCATTAGTTCCTGTAACTACAATTTCAAAATACGGATAGGAAGTATTGAGCATCAAAACGCCCCAATTTCCAAAATTTTGAGGATAGTCTTTAAACTGACTGCTTACCAATGAAACCATCTCTTTGGATTGTTTTAGTAAGGTTTTGTCATAATTGATATGTCCGAGTTCTAATAAATTCTGTGCCATGATCGCATTTGCAGATGGCAAAACCCCATCATCGGCTCTAATTATTTTTGTAATCAATTCGTCTGTCGAACTAAAGGTCAATAAGCCTGAACTATCGGAAAAATCAGCAATGACTTTTTGGTTCAATTCCTTAGCGATATTTAAATAATTTAAATCGAACGTCACTTTATACAAGGCCAATGCACTTTGAATCATAAACGCATAATCTTCTAAAAACACGTCCTTTACCTTACTATCTTTCTTAAAGATATGAACCAGTTTTTTACTCTTATAATTATTCTTAATTAAAAAATCAAAAGTGCTTTTCGCTTTTTGTAAAATTTCGTCATCACCTAACGCCGTGTACGCATCTACATAGCCTTTTACCAAAAGTGCATTCCACGAGGTGATGATCTTATCATCTTTTTTAGGCTGTATTCTCTCTCTGCGTACCTTTAACAGGCTCGTCTTCCATTTTGAAATTTTATTTTGTAATTCGGAAACGGATATACTATTGGAATTGGCAAAATCACTAACGGCCATTCTATTAAAAGGTAGATACTTGCCATCTTTTGAATTCTCTTTATGAATTGAATAAAATTTTGAAAACAATGCGAAATCTGTTCCCAAAACCTTTTTTAATTGAGCATTGGTCCAAGTATAATATTCACCTTCTTTTCCGTTGACATCTGCGTCTATCGCACTAAAGTAACCGCCTTGATCACCCTTCATGTCAGCACTCAAAAACTCGAGTGTTGATTCAATGACGTCTTTGTAAGCAGGATCTTTAAAAACACGATAGGCTTTGGAGTATAAACTTAACAGTTGCGCATTGTCGTAAAGCATTTTTTCGAAATGAGGATATTTCCATTGATTGTCGGTACTATATCTAAAAAAACCACCTCCTATATGGTCATGAATACCTCCCAAAAGAATATGATCCAATGTGTTTTTGATATGCTCTCTTACTTCGGGGTTATCTGCGATGATGGCATAATCCAATAAAAAATTCAGTTCACTCGGCATTATAAACTTTTGATCTCCAAGATTGCCACCCCATTCTTTATCCCAAAGTTTTGATATTTTTAAAACACTCGATTGGATTAATTCCTTATTTATGGATTCATTTTGATTAATTGTCGCATTGCCATAAACCTCTTGAACACCATTGGTCAGAAGCTCTGCATATTGCTCTAATTGCTGCGGATTATTGTTGTACTCTGAACTAAATTTTGATAATATCGCTAACCAACTTTCCTTATCATGATAGGTTCCCAAATACACGGGCTTTCCATTAGGCAATAAAATAGCATTTAAGGGCCAACCTCCTGAGCCATTTACCAATTCTAGCGCCGTTTGATAAATAGTATCTACATCTGGTCGCTCTTCTCTATCTACTTTTATGCTTACAAAGCTATCGTTCATCAATTTGGCAACTTGAGTGTCTTCGAAAGATTCTTCCTCCATGACATGGCACCAATGGCACGACGAATACCCAACACTTAACACAATCAATTGATTGTTCTCTTTCGCAAGCTCAAACGCTTTATCGTCCCAAGGTTTCCAGTTTACAGGATTATGGGCATGTTGCAATAAGTAGGGACTTGTTTCACCTGCTAGCTCGTTTGTATATTCAAATTTTTCTTCTGAAAAAGCATCAGTTGCTAAAACTTCCTTGTTTTTTTGATTTGCATCCTTACAAGTGAATAAGACATTACAAATCACCAAAAATTGAATCCATCTTAAATAGCGCATTATCGAGTTTTAAAACTTGTCTTTAAGTACCTTACAAACATAACGAATAATTTGACGTTCTTGCTTTCACTAAACTTAAATAAACGCTATAAAAATCAGATCACATTTTAACTTGTACATGTATCGTTTTAATTTGTTGATTGTATGTTACACTGGTCTATTACGCCAGTCGCAACGTGTCAATATCACAAAACCATAAAAAAAGATGTATCTTTGAAACCACTAACTAACTGCATATGAAGATTACTAATGAAGTTACAATATATGATATTGCAAAAAAATTAAATTTAGCAACTTCAACTATTTCCAGAGGTTTAAAAGACCATCATACCATTAGTAAAAAAACCGCTCAGAGGATTAAAAAAACAGCGGCAGAAATGGGGTATCGGCCCAATAATTTAGCCGCTAGTCTTCGTGGTAACAAAATGAAAACCATAGGCGTTTTATTACCCACTGTGACACAACCATTCCTTTCTTCATTGATTAGCGGCATTGAGGTGGCAGCGCAAAAAGCGGGCTATACGGTATTGATCATGCAATCCCATGACTCTTACCAAGAAGAAGTTAATTTGACCCAATCTTTATACGATAACCGTGTTAGCGGTGTGATCTGTTCCTTGGCTATGGAAACAAAAAATACCGACCATTTCAGAAGATTTATTGATAATGATACGGCCTTGGTTTTTGT
Proteins encoded in this window:
- a CDS encoding GntR family transcriptional regulator, whose product is MNLEINFDSDIPKYQQLVNTINDALASSTISSGDALPSVNNICKDYNLSRDTVFKAYTILKENGVVESVPNKGYYVANDTRKVLLVLDTFKAYKEVLYHSFVNNLPKNVIVDVQFHHYNINNFRTILNNSKGKYYKYVVMPFNHKEVTSIFSEFDNDKLLLIDWNIHSTQANNYVFQDFGKSFYDALVETILPFKKYKKLVFVYPTFTSHPKESLAYFKKFCEEHQFKNRIITNPEEFKVVKNEAYISVSDRVLGLFLEQCKAQGFEPGTDVGFLSYNETPMKKFIYKGISVISTDFKEMGAHAAEFIKHDKPLQEYIPTILILRDSL
- a CDS encoding thioredoxin domain-containing protein, coding for MRYLRWIQFLVICNVLFTCKDANQKNKEVLATDAFSEEKFEYTNELAGETSPYLLQHAHNPVNWKPWDDKAFELAKENNQLIVLSVGYSSCHWCHVMEEESFEDTQVAKLMNDSFVSIKVDREERPDVDTIYQTALELVNGSGGWPLNAILLPNGKPVYLGTYHDKESWLAILSKFSSEYNNNPQQLEQYAELLTNGVQEVYGNATINQNESINKELIQSSVLKISKLWDKEWGGNLGDQKFIMPSELNFLLDYAIIADNPEVREHIKNTLDHILLGGIHDHIGGGFFRYSTDNQWKYPHFEKMLYDNAQLLSLYSKAYRVFKDPAYKDVIESTLEFLSADMKGDQGGYFSAIDADVNGKEGEYYTWTNAQLKKVLGTDFALFSKFYSIHKENSKDGKYLPFNRMAVSDFANSNSISVSELQNKISKWKTSLLKVRRERIQPKKDDKIITSWNALLVKGYVDAYTALGDDEILQKAKSTFDFLIKNNYKSKKLVHIFKKDSKVKDVFLEDYAFMIQSALALYKVTFDLNYLNIAKELNQKVIADFSDSSGLLTFSSTDELITKIIRADDGVLPSANAIMAQNLLELGHINYDKTLLKQSKEMVSLVSSQFKDYPQNFGNWGVLMLNTSYPYFEIVVTGTNANALITQLNTYYIPNTLLIGSTVESEMPLLKNRYVEGETYIYMCQDNTCKMPIKTTETVLLQFNKLGYFGLNP
- a CDS encoding VCBS repeat-containing protein gives rise to the protein MYLSRIKTLAFFVFILNYSCKDDAIIKKQATAETLFTKISSEHSSVHFANSVEETSEFNVLKYYYAYNGGGVAIADINNDGLQDIYFTANQESNKLYLNKGDFKFQDITTKANVADAGGWTTGVTMIDINNDGWMDIYVCKSASLNDNVRRRNKLFVNQKNGTFKEQAAEWGLDDDGFSIQSYFFDYDKDGDLDMYLINHRSDFLNSVNLKAILEDKEFYPQTSDHLYRNDGTKFTDVTMNSGIVNKEFSLSASIGDYNNDGWLDVFVANDFITPDKLYINNKNGTFSNQINTNLKHITYSSMGSDFADINNDFLPDLMVLDMSAEDHNRGKQNMASMNTEGFWWIVEAGFHYPYMSNGLNLNNGNGYFSDVAQVAGISKTDWSWGPLIADFDGDGFKDIFITNGIKREIANQDFGNYLDSKQDSLQYMPIDKILDNMPSEKLQNYAFKNNKDLTFKRVMEDWGLNQAVNSNGVAYADLDNDGDLDLVINNLEDEASIYQNNATYNFVNIKLVGDSKNSNAIGSKIKVYTDSTQQYQELFLSRGYQSSVSPILNFGVGDEEMINRIEVVWNDGKISTMENVKVNQTLTFEKGTSKSGAETMYERPTNFTRLDPESLGITFKHDENTFNDFSKQVLLPQKQSQQGPAFTQADINKDGLIDFFVGGALNQPAEIYLQNSKGTFDKTQQTIFETDKSYEDNGAHFFDADGDGDLDLFVASGGYELNENDALLQDRLYLNDGKGNFTKSNNLPKMLTSTKAVVPFDYDNDGDLDLIVAGRVIPGKYPVSPKSYILNNSNGKFTDVTKTIAPDFEEVGMVNDIILSDYDGDNDLDLMVVGKWMPITIFDNVKGKFEKRAIPSLTDTEGWWNTISEIDFDKDGDMDYFVGNIGGNNKFHPSKEKPLHIYGNNFDADGNYDMIMSKLYHGNLVPVRGKECSTSQNPFVSQKIKSYKEFANSTLTDIYGADVIANSYHKKVTEFESVYLENKGNGEFVIKHLPTTAQLGPTMSYVFADVNKDGHLDVIGSGAIHESEVETVRYDSNVGYILLGDSKGGMTPYKDISFYNDLNAKHMELVTIQNNSYVFIANNDRPFAIFKLN